CCCACCGCCGCGCACACGGGAGAGCACAACGGTCGGTCCGAAGACGATCATTCCGGCCGATCGGGGAAGGCACGGGATATGACTCATGCTTTCGCGCCAGTCCAGCGGCTCCTGAGCCGGTACCGGGAGCCGGCCGTCGTGCAGGCGCTCCGCTCGACCGCCGCCGCCGTCGTCTCCTACGTGGTCGCGCTGCGGCTGAGCAGTGAACCGGCGCCGCTCACGGCCCCCCTGACCGCGCTGCTGGTCGTCCAGGTCACCCTGTACACCACGCTCACCACGGGGGTGCGGCGCGTGAACTCGGTGGTCGCCGGGGTGCTGATCGCGATCGGGTTCAGCGCGCTGGTGGGACTGACCTGGTGGAGCCTCGGTCTGATCATCCTCGCGTCGCTGGTCGTCGGGCGGTTCGTGAAGGCCGGCGAGTTCGTGCCGGAGGTCGCGATCAGCGCGATGCTGGTCCTGGGCGTGTCCCGGGTGGCGGACACGGCCTGGGACCGGGTGCTGGAGACCCTGATCGGGGCCGCGGTCGGCCTCGCCTTCAACGTCCTGTTCGTCCCGCCCGTGTGGGTGCGGCCGGCCAGCGAGGCCATCAACGACCTCGCCGCCCGCATGCGCACCCTGCTGCTGCACATCGCCGACGAGTCGGGCAGCGCGACGACGGTGGAGAAGGCCGCCGCCCGGCTGCACGAGGCGCGCCGGCTCGACAACGACATCGCCCAGGTCGACGGGGCGCTGCGGCAGGCCGAGGACAGCCTGCGGCTCAATCCGCGCGTCCGCGAGGGGGTCCTGTTCCGGCTGGTGCTGCGCACGGGGCTCGACACGCTGGAGATCTGCGCGGTGGTGCTCCGCGTGTCCTGCCGCACCCTGACCGACCTGGCCAAGGTCCGCGGGTCGGAGCCGCTCTTCCCCGCACCCGTCGCCGCGGCCGTGCGGGAGCTGTACGGGCACACGGCCATCGCCGTGGAGTCCTTCGCGCAGCTCATCACGGCCCAGGTCAGCGCCAACGCGGAGGCGGCCGAGGCCCGGCTCATCGAGGAGCTGGACACCGCCCGGCGCAGCCGCGAGCGGCTCGCGGTCCTGCTGCCCGAGGAGATGGACCGTCACCCCGGCCAGTGGCAGCTGTACGGCGCGCTGCTCGCCGAGGCCGATCGGGTGCTGGACGAGCTCAGCGTCGAGAAGCGTTCGGAGCGGCTGCTGGAGGAACTCGACCGGCACGGCCGCGAGCGCCGCGAACGCCACCCGCGGCTGCACCGCCTCACCGAGCGCGCGTCCTCCCTCACCCGCTCCGGCTGACGGAGGCCGCCGAGGAGGGGGCCCGGGCGGGGTGGCCTGCTCGCAGGTCGCGTACGTCGTCGTGTTCCAGCAGGGGCGTCCGGCCGCGCCGGCCGGCGGTGGGCGGCCCCTCGTCGACGGGGGCGAGCAGGAATCCGACGTGGTCGCCGCCCTCGATCTGCCCTTCGACGTGCCCGGTGAACCAGGTGTCGGCCTCGTCGAGGACCGGGCTGCCGCCGGTGCCGGGCCGCCAGGCCGTCCGCGCGAACTTGTCGGTCCGGTCGCCCGTCGCGGCGCCGAAGAGCTCGGCCAGGGCCGTCTGGTCGCGCCGCAGCAGGTGGACGGTGAGGTACGGGGCCTCGCGGGCGACCCGGTACGTGTGGTTGGCGGTGGAGAGCCAGACGACGAACCGCGGCGGGTCGATCGAACACTGGGAGGCGAATCCGACGAGGCAGCCCGCGCGGCTGTCCCCGGCCGCGGCCGTGACCACGTACACGGGGCCGTCCAGCGCGGTGGTGAATGCGTCGGGCTCGGTCACGTCGACTCCTCGCGGGGGTCCGGCGCCGGACCCGT
Above is a window of Streptomyces subrutilus DNA encoding:
- a CDS encoding FUSC family protein, with protein sequence MTHAFAPVQRLLSRYREPAVVQALRSTAAAVVSYVVALRLSSEPAPLTAPLTALLVVQVTLYTTLTTGVRRVNSVVAGVLIAIGFSALVGLTWWSLGLIILASLVVGRFVKAGEFVPEVAISAMLVLGVSRVADTAWDRVLETLIGAAVGLAFNVLFVPPVWVRPASEAINDLAARMRTLLLHIADESGSATTVEKAAARLHEARRLDNDIAQVDGALRQAEDSLRLNPRVREGVLFRLVLRTGLDTLEICAVVLRVSCRTLTDLAKVRGSEPLFPAPVAAAVRELYGHTAIAVESFAQLITAQVSANAEAAEARLIEELDTARRSRERLAVLLPEEMDRHPGQWQLYGALLAEADRVLDELSVEKRSERLLEELDRHGRERRERHPRLHRLTERASSLTRSG
- a CDS encoding flavin reductase family protein, with the translated sequence MTEPDAFTTALDGPVYVVTAAAGDSRAGCLVGFASQCSIDPPRFVVWLSTANHTYRVAREAPYLTVHLLRRDQTALAELFGAATGDRTDKFARTAWRPGTGGSPVLDEADTWFTGHVEGQIEGGDHVGFLLAPVDEGPPTAGRRGRTPLLEHDDVRDLRAGHPARAPSSAASVSRSG